The window CATATTGGACCATGTAGAAGATAGTGTGGTGCTGGTAAACAGACTGGAAGTATTATTTGCCATCCAACCAACATTCTGCttgcttcaacagtggtgtcctgcACCCTCTGCAAAGTAAGACAGAAAGCTAGGTGTAGATCATAAGTGTCTTTGCTGTTCTCCTGCATCAGGGCCAGTTTGCCCTGACTCTAGGCCACAGCCTCTGCATGCACCACCATCAGCCGAATATCCACTTCCACATCCCTTTCCACAGGCCTTGTGCCTTTTAAATTATGTATGCAGCTAAGATCAGTATTATTGGAGAATGGAATatattttttagctagcagcagCACACTGTGTAAGGCTTCAATCACTCCCTACAGGCCTGTAATCCATGATCCCTACTccatcagcttgccctacactaaattaagctaaagtgggctttacacgctgcgatctcgctagcgagattgcaagcgatcgtacctgccccgtcGATGTGCGACTTGGGCATATCGCTGTCCGtgctgcacaacctcgcttacacccgtcaaacggacttacctgccctgcaacgtcgctctggccggagaaccgcctcctttctaacggggcggttcgtgcggcatcacagcaatgtcacacggcagccgtccaatagaagcagaagggcggagatgagcgggacgtaaaatactgcccacctccttccttccgcattgccggtggaggcagataaggagatgttcgtcgctcctgcggtgtcacacacagcgatgttggtgccgcaggaatgacgaacaacatcgctaataagctgaaaacgattttttgtttcaggacaacttctccgcagcaaacgattttgaccgcttttgcgatcgtttaaggtcgctcataagtgtcacacactgcgatatcgttaatgacgccggatgtgcgtcacaaacaacatgaccccgacgataattcattaacgatatcgcagcgtgtaaagcccccttaagagtggtattattagagaatagattacattttttaggtatcagcagaATGGTCTGTAGGGCTAGATTCCCTACCTAAATGCTTCTTGCACACTAATcctactccagaagcttgccctacactaaacgcagctaagagcagtattattagcaaatagattacattttttaggtatcagcaacacggtctgtaaggctagaatccatgCTTACATGCTTCTAATACACTACCCCTACTCCAGAAGGTTGCCCTACAGTAAATGCAACTATACACTACCCCTACTCCGAAAGATTGCCCtccactaaatgcagctaaaagcagtattattagagaataaaggaAATTTTTGAGGTATCAGCAGcacggtctgtaaggctagaatccctgctgacatgcctctaatacaatatCCCTTCTCCAGTTGCTTGCCTTACAGTAAATGCAGACTAAGAACGGTATTAGGGAATAGAATagctttcaattagccctgaaaaggactgtttgtaTACTATTGTACCAGCGGGTACTGTCACACTATAACAAACTGTCCCTTCTTCACCAGAATCTCTCCCTAGTCTCCACACTATTTCCAGGTAGAGTGCGGGAACATGGCATCTCTTgatcttatatagacctgatgatttTATGCAGCCAACCAATCATAGTAATTTTTATGGCATTGCCATGATTGGTAGGCAATCCCTACATGTTTACTAGCTGATAAAAAGCCGGAAAACATGTGGGGCGGGGACTCAAGCATGGCGTCTAAGCAGCAGAATAGAATACTTGATGGAATATCGAGCGTCTCGAGCACAGTAATGCATGatcaagtatcgagcagtgccgagcatgtaCACCCATTGCTATTTGTTTCTCTACAGAGAGTCCGGCTGTGTCTGACATCTAGCTTCAGCTCCTGCAGCTGTAAGATGTCATTTAGCTGCTCTACTTTGTAGTGACTTTTTAGAACATTACTGTAGAGTAGAATGTGGATCTCCCAGAAATGGATTATCTGTGGGAGGCCTTGAATTAGTTAAAAATTGTGTTAATGGTCAAATAGCTGCAGTTCTAAAATAAAGAGTTCTAGTTTTCTGAACCATGAGATCATCATGTTAACATATTTTGAGACTTGTAACGTTTTCCTTTTTTTCATCAATGTaactatgagagcttgttttttgcagtgtTGCTTTTTTTTGCAGTAACCAAAAAATGTGACActgacatttcatttttttttcttacaataattgTAGATCACTTTACTTGATTTCGTCTTTTGATAGATTAGACTTTTATGAACTCAGAGATACCACATAGGTTTTTTCCTATTTTATTTTCTTAGTGTCTTTAAGGGACTTGAAGTTGCTATATTCTAATTGATTATACTATATTCTTCATTACCACAGTATTTCAGTATTTAGTAAAATCAGTTTTCTTCTACACAGGCTGCCCTTTAAAGGAGTACCGAAATGGCATGCCCAATCGTTATTATGCATTAAATACCGCTGCTTACTAATAATGATAGCGGCATCTAGGAGGTTGAGCAATTCTTGCTGCTGTTAGAGGCTGTTTCTGAGCGTGCATCAGAAAAAGGAACCTGACATATGTTATAACTGTACGTCGTATGTTGGGAAGGGGCTAAATAGGAAAAAATGAAGAAACTACATTAATGACTTTAATATATATATGGAATAAGTTTTATTCATACCATTTGGATTTCATTAATAATTATGCTACTTGTAAGTGAGCTGTGAAACTCAGATTTCATATTCTTATGTGGCTATGGAATCAGATGTGACGGCTACTTCTGCACACTCTAAagccctgtgcacacagtgcattttgatgcagatttggtgcagttctgTGATAAATCTGCATGTCAatcttatcccagcaaagtcaatgagatttctgaagtgctgtgcgcacgttgcttattttttacttgcagatttgatgcagaatattatctgcagcatgtcaattgttggtgagttttttagcccttccacccattaacTTCATTTAgaaaaacacatggcacaaaaatgcaccaaaaatgagtgtgttttttgttgtggtttttgtgcatttttctgccaaaaggtgcagatttgatgaacAAATGTTCTgcaccaaacactcagtgtgcgcacacagcctaaagctaCTGTGGGATTTATAGTGTAGTGTCCCATACATATTATGTATATTTCTGGAGTCATACAAAGTGCCAGTACTGATGATATTGTTCAAAATTTGCTGTTTAATGCTCTGTTCACATCTGCATTTTTATTTCTCTTCCACTATAGAATCAGAAGTCCAGCCGGAGCCGGAGTCCAGCAGCACCAAACAGATCATATTCATTATAATGAGATGCGTCTGTTTTCTATCATTTTATGGGACAATTTAGCAAGTCGAGTATCTTTTCCGTGATCCTTGATCGGATTCCAGAAATTTACAGACCTGTTGTCCCTGGAATGGGTTTATATGTCTGCTTTTTTTTTAGAATTTCATGGTATTGAAGTTCTGGAGTGACCAGTCTTTGGCACAGCAGCGCATCGTCCTTAGATAGTCCAGTCTTTAGGTTGTAACCAAGTATCGTGGCAAACCCAGCCTGAATTGGCATCAGTGAATTGTCCTTTAGTTTCATGGGGTCAACCTCACCCTCTAGACATTTGTCAAACATTACAGTCCTCATTCTCTTGAGCTCTTTAACCTCACGTTCCATACGTTCCACTCCAAATGTCTGTACACGTTTCCAGAAAGAATTATTGAAGTAGGTATACATCTCCCAGTCCAAACTATTCCATGATTTTACCTTTTCTTGAGTTTCAGGAGTTAGTGTTTTCTTACTACTATTACTTCTACTATTGAGAGGGAAAGACAGGACATCATAGAAAGACCAGCAGAGAGCGTCCTTCAGGAGAATAAGAGACTCATCATAATATTCTGTGATCAGCACTAGATCAAATATATTATCCATAGCGTGCCATGCTAACACTGACTGCTCAGGGGAACTATTAAGATCCAAACCTAAATCAAAAGACAGCAAATTCTTACCAAAGCTGACCTCTCCATATGAATCTTTGTAAAATATTTTTGAATTCTGTAAAAAATCTTCCAGATTTTTAGCCTTTGTGAAACATTCGAAGTCCTTGTTGTAGGAAAAAGATGATTCCATCTGAGAGATTGGGTTTCGCAGGATGGTGAAGTAGAACGTGTCCTTTGGCATCACTTTTTCTACCTGTCaaaattcatgaaatagttaatTACTTTAATTCTTTATAATGATGCTTATGAAAATCTAATTATAATTATATAACTCTGGAGGTAAAAAGTATGAGGATAGAAAATCTGCTGTCTCTTACAATGTCAGCACTATGGATAAGATTTATCTCACCCACACCCTGGGGGAAACTCCTCAGTGGAAATATACTTTTTTTTGGATTTTTAATCCATGGCACGGCATGCTGCCAACCAATATTTCAAATGTCTTTACCTTTTTTTTGCAATGCAAAAAATTTAAATTAAATCTATTTAAAAGCAACTCCAAAACAAAATGGTCCATGGCTTTTGCCACTGTGGATTCCGGAAAACTACTAATACAAATCCTGTATTTTGTGGTTAAATAGTTAATACAATTGAAAAAATGTGAAATATCCATGAAGATCACCCAAAGGATTGAAAAGAACAATGGGAAAGAGCACATATAAAACCCAGTTGTCGATCCACTGCACCAAACATTCATAAAGAAACTTTCTACATGTAGCAaagcaattaccatatttttcggagtaTAAtaggcactggaccataagacacacccaggTTTTAGAAttgtaaaataggaaaaaaaatttgaagcaaaaaatatggtaaaaTATTTACCTAAATAACATACTGTAGTATTTCACCAACGTAAACAGCAGCGGCAAACAAGGGAAATGAGATGAACTTTGTccaggtagtggacaacccctttaaggagaacTATAACTCCAAGCATATCCTGTATGGCATGCTTggatgggaggcatatataccaggatggagaccatgtataccaggatggggactatATAACAGGATGTACTAGGACTATAAAacagatataccaggatagaggacattactaCCTACATAATAAAGGAGGGGCAATTTGTATTTCTTTATATGATTTAGAATGCTACCGACATCTGACTAATCAACGTCCATGGAACGGGGAGCCCAGattcaaactttgcaccagggcccattatAATCTAGTTACGTCGCTTGGAATAGCATAGGCATGACACCTGCATGACACTCGCTAACTTTTCTGGTTGAGAATCTGAACCATGTTTAGAAGTGAGTGCACACTAATCCACAATATACAGTAAAGCTGCCACATGAGCTGCAGAAAAATGGAAACATTAACCTACAGTTTCCTATCACAGCCCATTAACAGGAGTAGAGCTATTTGTGGTAAATAACAGACAACCTTTATGAACACTTAAGGGGCTTTTTACTTCTCAGACAACCACATAATTAATTCTATATTCCCTCTTTGAAAATAAAAATACCCTATTCTGACCCCCAGTGCACCCACATACTACGTTTATACACCATACTACGGTGTTTTTCTGTATATAATTTGATTCACAACGGTCTGTGACTGATGAAAACTTGTGATTAAAAGTCAAAACATTGCCTTTTTTCTTTCTTGGACTGCCTTAATAAAAACAATCTTTATGTTGGACACTATTGGAGGGCAAAGTGTCTTCTACACCTCCATTACTGGCACGGTTACAATGATGTCGATTCCAGGTGTCTCGATGATCAGAGGACATTGTGCAAAGTTAGCCTTGTAGCCAAACAGCGGCTGCTAATGAGCTATAGTGCTTACACCTCCCTGTATTCATGAGAGCACATCAGATCAATAGTGCTTGCTGATTGACTACCAAGCTCACGTGGCagtaataatgtgacgccctgacaaaatcaggttgtcacaggagactgcatccatctttcaGATGTATGACTTCCTCCTCCTTAGCCTACCAACACATcctcacacaggtacaaacacgccACAAAAGCCTAGTAACCCCCCCAGAACAATAGGGActtaccagtgggcggggccaggcagatggtgacacccacctaggggtcctgaggtgtcaaggggagggaacacatAGACAAGACAGGGAGTCTagtgctgacagtggaagtgagaagagtgaagtggtagtcgggggttgcagCTCCCGCActactggactacctgagctgactagatggcagagcagggccacaggcgacggagatccggtagcaggagaccttaagtggaccggggcatggTTGTAGCCCACTGGTGCAAACtggtgtcaattagccagcaggggacaagattccaagtcttgtcccaccagcagcccagatagagcgagacgatagcccaacacgggggatagggcgtctgcaagtgcctgaaaaaatcccaagggtcagatctcgtgggccacagctcccacagcaaagacaccgggagtggacttttcccgtttcatgtggactactcaacacatgagacaccaaagtagagtgcaggaggaagggcccctgttcttttcatcggtgtgcgggacccgagcacatctctccggaggctaccggtatctggcacttggtttactatctggactctgtgtgatttataaAAAAACAGTGagaacaccggtatcatccggtccatcctgcagactgtgtcccagcattccactccacctacccctgggccctgggacaacacctcccttacccgtggaggggataacatcctgctgccccactccatcagccacaggtgccccataccaaggcagcggtggtgtcaccaactatcaccgcaacTCACGGGTGCCGTCActaacaaactctcccctgtaaataacccctttattgcattgtgggcgacgggctgctgcacgagcctcgAATCCGGCtgtcactcgagccacagccacgatcccggatccgagcatctcgagtagcccccctgccgtggtctgcgtcccccgcccgcgacaataatatCATGCGAATCTCGAGAGATGTGGTGTCAATGTGGTACCCCTGCGgcatcaggcgccacagggtactgcacctacaTTAGGTTGTAGtacttatcccaggtccaaggaAGGTCAGTACCAGTTCCACACACACCTAGATGCAGTCACAGTggattgccctccccaatggggaccgggacagggttgggtcacagtagggggtcacaacAGCGGTTGGGTTTCCAGGAcgtcaccgcaccaggggctccccgatccactggaaccaggACTCAAGgtaagggagaagcaaccaccagggggagtgaggagcaagcagtgggaagagcaggttgacctagtgagagtagtgacccagccagtggcagcggctgggggcaacagcttggaacacacaacacaactacaacaaagaGAGaagagcttcagacacagagcagagtggacATGCCGCAAAGCAGTTCTGTGGCCAAGGCATTCAACACGGTCGCTAGGGAGAagcaggcagctgcttccacaggactggcgctgtcggggtacagaaccctagagcaggcatacttcacgttgtctaccaactctgcaagggctagaaaagtcaccggatCTGTCCCACCGAGtctggagccaaatagcatataggatctggggctGAGGTCCTCGACCGGCCCCACATCGGAcctgcgctatcagcatacagaacgggaaactttactgacactgggatccccaagtgctACACGTCACagggatccgatacttagcgcataaaaggaggaagggcccataggctgacacacacgGGACCTGACCTTTCACagattcgggatcggctggagcccatcgtggcagagatttgTACTCTggagcagcgcctgaactacctgtgagtaaaagacctgaactacagcccctgcctctgcctctcctttaccgtcgCCCAGCGCAGTGGGACCAACAGGGACTACCACAAACCCCCATCCATCTTCCATCATCCTCCGTGGGGTAACCCCgtttcacctgtggggagcgacaccatcccagctgtgacCCTTACCATCAGCCCCGAAGAGCAACACTCGCAGCAGCGGCCAATCCCTGGCCGTGGACCACATGTGGCGTCACGGCctaaaaaagactttcctaaccgtcactaccacctccatccttcaTCCTTCCTTACATCCACCGCCTTCCTTCCctcctgtacgtctcggggtcacgaaaccgagcCAGGCCAGCCTGTGATGACGCagtggatctgcacccccggcccggcgacaTGTCGGGTTAAAatccctcgaccccagggtgttacaccgACATTGCTGGAATGGCGCCAGTATGGGAAATTAGTATAAGGTGTTTTTATTTTACAGGTGGGACTGTAGTATTAAAGAAGGCATTGTCTGATTAGTGGAGAAACCCTTTAAAAAGATTTGTTTTGTTACACAAGAAGCAACTAAAATCAAAAGATAGAACATTGAAATCTACTTATTTCTGTTGCTTTAAATTACTATTTAGTCATTCATAACTCACCTCTGTATAATTGAATCGCATATGATGACACATAATATTAAAAATCTTCTTGGATTGATCAGAGAATCCATTTACAAAAGAGGTTTTGAAAAAATTGGCATATGCGTAGCTAGCGCCTTCAATAGGGAAGGCAAAGGTTAAGTTGCAAAATTCTCCATAACGGAACAGAATGTTCATGATTGAGCTGCTCGCCGTCTTGTGAGTTTTTAGGAAGAAGATGTTGTCCTTGGGTTGACAAGATTTTGTGTCTCGTTTGTTCCAGAAATCAGATTCCTGAATTAAAACTGTTTGGCTCCTTCTGTTTAATTTTAAAGTCATTAGCAATTCCTTCCACATCGGCCCTTTCAATGTATCAGATAATTGACCCTTTTGCAAATAAAGCAACAGTTCCGATGCAATATCTTGTTCTctgacaaaattgttgtcacctcTTTCAGCTGGGAGCATAAGTCCATCTTTATTATCAAAATGTAGCGTATTTGGTGTTGAAGCAATCTCATGTGTGTTATACCTGTGTGAGAATAAAATAAGGTAACACATTATAAAGATCATAGTGGTCACATTAGTTATAGCAATAGGTCTGATAAATTAAGGCACTGACTTGATAAAACTAAAAACTATATCCACTTTATCAGTTGCTAGAGCTCTAGAATATCAGATAGTGAGTTTTATTTTAATTGCCTTTTACTTCTACAGAATACACTAAGCAGAAATATAAACTCAATGTTTTTGTTTTTGCTTCTATTTTTCATGAGCTAAaccctaagggatactttgcacactacgacatcgcaactgcgatgtcggtggggtcaaatcgaaagtgacgcacatccggtgtcgctgtcgacatctgagtgtgtaaatcgtttttgatatgattaacgagcgcaaaagcgttgaaatcgtatcatcggtgtagtgtccgacattttcataatgtcgcggcagtgacaggtacgatgttgttcctcgttcctgcagcagcacacatcgctgtgtgagaagcctcaggagcgaggaacatctccttacctgtgtcccgcggctcacgccgcctatgcgggaggaaggaggtgggtggtatgtttacgtcccgctcatctccgcccctctgcttctattggccgcctgccgtgtgacatcgctgtgacaccgcacgacccgcccccttaggaaggaggcggttcgccggccagagcgacgtcgcagggcaggtaagtgcgtgtgaagctgccgtagcgataatgttcgctacggcagctatcacaagatatcgcagctgcgacgggggcggggactatcgcgctcggcatcgctaacatcggcttgcgatgtcgtagtgtgcaaagtaccccttagagcaaagactttttctatgtatacAGAAGGCCTTAATCTCTCACATATTATCACAAATTTGACAAAATTTGTGTTAGTgaacacttctcctttgccgaaataatccatccacctcacaggtgtggcatatcaagatactgattaTACAGCACGATTTTTGCACAGGTGTTCCTTAGGCTAACCACAATAATAGGCATACTGActacaggaatgtccaccagagctgttgcccgtgaattgaatgGTCATTTCTCTATCATTAGCCATTTCCAAAGGCATTAGAGAGAATTTCGTATTACATCCAACCAGCCTCACAACCACACACCACATGTAAGCACACCAGccgaggacctccacatccagcatctttgcCTTCAAGAATGTCTGAGACCAAAAACCCGGACAGCTGCTGAAACAATTGGATTTCATAACAAAACTATTTctacacaaactgtcagaaaccatgtTAGGGAAGCTCATATGCATGGTTGTCTTCCTCATTGAGGTCTCCAACTGACTGCAGTTCATTGTTGTAATCGGCTTGAATGGGCAAAGCTTGCATTCAATGGCATCTGGCATGTTGGAGAGGTGTTCTTGATGCCATTTTAATTGCACAGAGATACTTTAAGGAGATCCTGAGTTCCATTAttgtgccattcatccacaacCAGCACCTCATGTTGCAGCTTAATAATACACGGCCGCATGTTGCAAAGATCTGAGTCcatttcctggaagctgaaaacatcccatcttttgcatggcagcatactcactggacatgtcacccactgagcatgtttgggatggtcTGGATCGGCATATACAACagtgtgttcaagttcctgccgatatccaggaactttgcacagtcataGAAGAGGAGTGGACCTACATTATTCagaccacaatcaacaacctgatcaactctatatgAAAGGAGATGTGTTACACTGCATGGAGCAAATGTTGGCCATATCAGATACTTACTGGTTTCCTgaaccccccaccccctccccgggAACCTgcaaatactgtaaaactgcacactttagagtggccttttattgtgaccaggctaaggcacacctgtgcaataatcatgttgtctaatcAATATCTTGATATgcgacacctgtgaggtggatggattatctctgcaaaggagaagtgctcactaacagatttagGCAATTTTTTGATTAATATTTGAAAGAAAAGGGTTTTTTTGTGTACTTTTACTCTTTTTGATTACACGGTGTTAGCCAAATAACCTATGCTATTTAACCCCTTAGGGATGAAGCCAACTTTGTACTGAGTGACCAGgcctttttttgcaattctgaccagtgtcactgacAGATTATTATAACTCTAGGACACTTTAATGGTTCtctgtgattctgacattgttttttcatgacatattgtagttcaggatagttataaatttagaactttattttttccttttatttgtggaaa is drawn from Anomaloglossus baeobatrachus isolate aAnoBae1 chromosome 3, aAnoBae1.hap1, whole genome shotgun sequence and contains these coding sequences:
- the LOC142296887 gene encoding galactose-3-O-sulfotransferase 2-like isoform X1, which translates into the protein MEPRWKTSPRCWKTRSRCVRSSIKSLKISAYFALITIVLVWALKVMKTYETERYNTHEIASTPNTLHFDNKDGLMLPAERGDNNFVREQDIASELLLYLQKGQLSDTLKGPMWKELLMTLKLNRRSQTVLIQESDFWNKRDTKSCQPKDNIFFLKTHKTASSSIMNILFRYGEFCNLTFAFPIEGASYAYANFFKTSFVNGFSDQSKKIFNIMCHHMRFNYTEVEKVMPKDTFYFTILRNPISQMESSFSYNKDFECFTKAKNLEDFLQNSKIFYKDSYGEVSFGKNLLSFDLGLDLNSSPEQSVLAWHAMDNIFDLVLITEYYDESLILLKDALCWSFYDVLSFPLNSRSNSSKKTLTPETQEKVKSWNSLDWEMYTYFNNSFWKRVQTFGVERMEREVKELKRMRTVMFDKCLEGEVDPMKLKDNSLMPIQAGFATILGYNLKTGLSKDDALLCQRLVTPELQYHEILKKKQTYKPIPGTTGL
- the LOC142296887 gene encoding galactose-3-O-sulfotransferase 2-like isoform X2; this encodes MKTYETERYNTHEIASTPNTLHFDNKDGLMLPAERGDNNFVREQDIASELLLYLQKGQLSDTLKGPMWKELLMTLKLNRRSQTVLIQESDFWNKRDTKSCQPKDNIFFLKTHKTASSSIMNILFRYGEFCNLTFAFPIEGASYAYANFFKTSFVNGFSDQSKKIFNIMCHHMRFNYTEVEKVMPKDTFYFTILRNPISQMESSFSYNKDFECFTKAKNLEDFLQNSKIFYKDSYGEVSFGKNLLSFDLGLDLNSSPEQSVLAWHAMDNIFDLVLITEYYDESLILLKDALCWSFYDVLSFPLNSRSNSSKKTLTPETQEKVKSWNSLDWEMYTYFNNSFWKRVQTFGVERMEREVKELKRMRTVMFDKCLEGEVDPMKLKDNSLMPIQAGFATILGYNLKTGLSKDDALLCQRLVTPELQYHEILKKKQTYKPIPGTTGL